The genomic region GCCTTTACGGACCCATCAACAAGCTGAACCATTGAGTGGATGATGGATTGCGGATGTATCAGCACCTCGATCTTTGCAGCCGGAATGCCAAATAACCAGTAGGCTTCAATAACCTCCATCCCTTTGTTCATCATTGTAGCAGAATTGATAGTGATGATATCTCCCATGCTCCAGGACGGATGTTGTAAGGCGTCATCTTTAGTTACGGAAGCCAGGTCTTCAATTTTTTTTGTCCTGAAAGGACCGCCAGAGGCAGTAAGTATTAACTTATCAATGGCGTTGTATGGTTCACCTTGCAAACATTGAAATATAGCAGAATGCTCCGAATCAACCGGCAATAGTGGAGCCCGGTGTTTTTTTGCAAGAGTGGTGACCAATTCACCTGCAACCACCAATGTTTCCTTATTGGCCAATGCGATCGATTTGCCGGCTTCAATGGCTTTGATCGTGGGTAATAATCCACTGAATCCGACCATTGCAGTTACTACCATATCAACAGAGGGTAATGCTACAGACTGGCATATGGCGTCATATCCGGCAAATACTTTGATCGGATGTGATGAGAGTGCTTCTTTCAGGTATGGATAATGTTGTTCATTCCCGATAATTACCGCATTAGGTTGAAATAAAACTGCTTGCCGGATTAATGTATCCACCTGGTTGTGCGCAGTGAGTATTTCTACCTCAAATGCCTCCGGATGTGCTGCTATGACATCCAGCGTTTGAGTTCCGATAGAACCGGTTGAACCAAGAATGGCAATCCTTTTTTTCATAGGTGTCAGAAAACGATAAAATCCTCCGGATTAACGGGTTTTCCACTTTGCCACATCTCAAAATGAAGATGAGGTCCGGTGGTTAAGTCTCCGGAATTACCGATAATGGCAATTGCGTCGCCGGCTTTCACTACATCTCCCGATTTTTTAAGTAAACTGGCATTGTGCTTGTAAACGGATAAGATATTGAATGCATGCTGTACCTGTATCACATATCCGGTTTCTACCGTCCAGGCGGCCATGATCACCGTTCCGTCCAATGTGGCTTTCACCACCTGATTTGGGGAAGCGACAAGATCAATCCCCAAATGATTATTTTTCAGATCAAATTTG from Bacteroidales bacterium harbors:
- a CDS encoding 1-deoxy-D-xylulose-5-phosphate reductoisomerase, translated to MKKRIAILGSTGSIGTQTLDVIAAHPEAFEVEILTAHNQVDTLIRQAVLFQPNAVIIGNEQHYPYLKEALSSHPIKVFAGYDAICQSVALPSVDMVVTAMVGFSGLLPTIKAIEAGKSIALANKETLVVAGELVTTLAKKHRAPLLPVDSEHSAIFQCLQGEPYNAIDKLILTASGGPFRTKKIEDLASVTKDDALQHPSWSMGDIITINSATMMNKGMEVIEAYWLFGIPAAKIEVLIHPQSIIHSMVQLVDGSVKAQMGIPDMKVPIQYALSYPQRLESAFPRLDFSQYPSLTFEQPDLNRFPLLDLAFQALKSGGNVPCVMNAANEMSVDAFLKGKIGFTDISRRVEEAMSQITYIKQPTLKDLQETHHETIKVLEHLLPK